The genomic segment CGAGTTTCAAAAACTCCTCCGCCTTCAACACCTCTTCACCAAGAACGCCGGGAGGATATAGAACTCCTCCGGTTCCGGTAAAAAACAGATTCTTTCCGTTGTCTTCCGAAGAATATGAAAGCGGCCAGTTTTCGTAGGGTTCAAGGTCACCTTTGGAAGTAACTCCCATTATTTTGCTTCTTCCGCAATAGGCAAAATCCGGTCCGTTTTTCAAATACGCTTTATACAGTTTCTCTATGGTGTCGGAATGGTAAAAAACATCATCATCTATGGTTATCACTATGTCATCGGGAAACTGTTTGATGGAATGGATAAGTTTTCTGTAAGACCCCGTATCCTCGCAAAACCGAATTTCCAGCCCTCTTTTTTGAAGATCATACAACGGCAAAGGAAGGTTTTCCCAATCAAATCCCGCAAACTCCTCCGCCTTGTATGTCTTGGAGAGCCACAGGACTATCCTGTCCGGCTTAACCGTTTGCCTCATGACGCTTTCTATCGTCAGGTGAACAAGGGAAAGGCGGGAGGGAATGGATGTCAGAGAAATCGTTATCTTGGGAACTCTCGGAGACCCG from the Candidatus Dadabacteria bacterium genome contains:
- a CDS encoding glycosyltransferase, which produces VECYNTPSVAMERLKLLIKSLGWRVKAEIVRAVLSLLVMPNRASRSYGLNGSPRVPKITISLTSIPSRLSLVHLTIESVMRQTVKPDRIVLWLSKTYKAEEFAGFDWENLPLPLYDLQKRGLEIRFCEDTGSYRKLIHSIKQFPDDIVITIDDDVFYHSDTIEKLYKAYLKNGPDFAYCGRSKIMGVTSKGDLEPYENWPLSYSSEDNGKNLFFTGTGGVLYPPGVLGEEVLKAEEFLKLAPHADDVWFNAMCLLQGKRVFQIQGKEPVRLGTAKVSALGRLNLHGGRNDTQLKAVFDCYDLYKRLK